In a single window of the Desulfurella sp. genome:
- the rpmA gene encoding 50S ribosomal protein L27 — MAHKKGLGSSKNGRDSIGKRLGVKRSDGQFVNAGEIIVRQRGSHFHPGLNTKLGKDYTLFALKSGTVKFGEKLGKKIVSVIA; from the coding sequence ATGGCACATAAAAAAGGGCTTGGCAGTAGTAAAAACGGAAGGGATTCTATTGGCAAAAGGCTTGGTGTAAAAAGATCAGACGGCCAATTTGTTAATGCTGGCGAAATAATTGTTAGGCAAAGAGGGAGCCATTTTCATCCTGGATTGAATACAAAATTAGGAAAAGACTACACTTTGTTTGCTCTTAAAAGCGGAACAGTAAAATTCGGAGAAAAATTAGGAAAAAAGATAGTTAGTGTAATAGCTTAA